A genomic segment from Osmerus mordax isolate fOsmMor3 chromosome 5, fOsmMor3.pri, whole genome shotgun sequence encodes:
- the LOC136943474 gene encoding max-interacting protein 1-like: MVKYMRQQNELKTEEVLLESDRSMDQQDFGEMSGYSFNDVLSKCSAMDQIDTFMKNVQVLLDAANYIENNEKNNGKCEHGYASTFPTTETTHHQRQRKLKNKKMDNLHNRSAHNELEKNRRAHLRLCLERLKSLIPLGPDCSRHTTLGLLNKAKAHIKKLEEMDRRSQHQLETLEREQRHLQRQLAHLQSPGDRERVRMDSVGSPLRSDHSDSDREEIEVDVESTEFSHGEMDSVSTSGCSDLDDHSSRQSLASDEGYSTCSLKLAFST, encoded by the exons ATGGTCAAATACATGAGACAGCAAAACGAGTTGAAAACCGAAGAGGTCCTATTGGAGTCTGATAGATCTATGGACCAACAGGATTTTGGCGAGATGTCGGGATATTCTTTCAACGACGTCCTATCCAAATGTTCCGCAATGGACCAAATCGACACTTTTATGAAAAACGTGCAAGTGCTGTTGGATGCAGCAAACTACATTGAGAATAACGAAAAGAACAATGGAA AATGTGAACATGGATATGCGTCAACATTCCCCACAACTGAGACCACACATCACCAGAGACAACGCAAATTaaagaataaaaaaatggaCAATCTTCACAACAG GTCAGCACACAATGAGTTGGAAAAGAATAG ACGAGCTCACCTCCGTCTGTGCCTGGAGAGATTGAAGTCCCTTATCCCCCTGGGGCCCGATTGCAGCCGGCACACAACCCTGGGGCTGCTGAACAAGGCCAAAGCACATATCAAG AAGCTAGAGGAGATGGATCGTAGGAGTCAGCACCAGCTTGAGACCCTGGAGCGAGAGCAGAGGCACCTGCAGAGGCAGCTAGCTCACCTGCAGAGCCcaggagatagggagagggtcCGCATGGACAGCGTGGGCTCGCCTCTGCGCTCCGATCACTCTGACTCAGACAGAG AGGAGATTGAAGTGGACGTGGAAAGTACTGAGTTCTcccatggagagatggatagtgTTAGCACCAGCGGCTGCAGTGACTTGGATGACCACAGCAGCAGGCAGAGCCTGGCCAGCGATGAGGGATACTCCACCTGCAGTCTAAAACTGGCCTTCTCCACCTAA
- the smndc1 gene encoding survival of motor neuron-related-splicing factor 30, with product MSDDLMKQLSSYKAQLQQVEAALSTDQDNEDLMKLQKDLQEVIELTKDLLTAQPAEGASSASSDAAPLKHNWKVGDRCMAVWSQDGQVYEAEIEEIDGENSTAAVTFAGYGNAEVIPLQNLKPSEEGRHSDDEGMGKPKSRKEQIAEQREYKKKKAQKKVLRMKELEQEREDQKSKWQQFNNKAYSKNKKGQVKRSIFASPESVNGKVGVGTCGIADKPMTQYHDTSKYNVRHLMPQ from the exons ATGTCGGACGACTTGATGAAACAGTTAAGCAGCTACAAAGCCCAGTTACAACAAGTGGAAGCTGCCTTATCCACCGACCAAGATAATGAAGATTTGATGAAATTGCAGAAAGACTTGCAG GAAGTCATTGAGTTGACTAAAGACCTGCTGACGGCTCAACCGGCTGAGGGAGCCTCCAGTGCCAGCTCAGATGCTGCACCCTTGAAACACAACTGGAAAGTGGGGGATAGGTGTATGGCCGTATGGAGCCAGGATGGACA GGTGTATGAGGCTGAGATTGAAGAGATAGACGGGGAGAACAGCACGGCGGCCGTCACCTTCGCCGGCTACGGGAATGCCGAAGTGATCCCACTGCAGAACCTCAAACCGTCCGAGGAGGGAAGGCATAGCGACGACGAAGGGATGGGCAAACCCAAGTCCAG GAAGGAGCAGATTGCGGAGCAGAGGGAgtacaagaagaagaaggctcAGAAGAAGGTGCTGAGGATGaaggagctggagcaggagagggaggatcaGAAGTCGAAATGGCAGCAGTTTAACAACAAAGCTTACTCCAAGAACAAGAAAGGACAG GTCAAAAGGAGTATATTTGCATCTCCAGAGAGTGTGAACGGAAAAGTGGGAGTTGGAACGTGTGGAATTGCTGATAAACCCATGACACAGTACCACGACACATCCAAATACAACGTCAGGCATCTCATGCCACAATGA
- the LOC136943378 gene encoding alpha-2A adrenergic receptor-like — MGCDNSTNSNGTLFGKLPYSVQTSVPLTILVGFLILLTVFGNVLVVIAVFTCRALRAPQNLFLVSLACADILVATLVMPFSLANELMGYWYFGKVWCEIYLALDVLFCTSSIVHLCAISLDRYWSVTQAIVYNLKRTPRRIKCIVFIVWVLAAIISFPPLISMEKAKEEGPTCKINEEKWYIIFSSTASFFAPCVIMILVYVRIYQVAKKRSRAPPGEKKRNYDKHDERQYGLVQQEPPERQRGEAEKGEKGAAEGKEVNGVDMDEECSSSDANENHTCSIKRKRKKGKTKVSQVKPGEPSPRADTQPCVKVSRWKGRQNREKRFTFVLAVVMGVFVICWFPFFFTYTLTALCDSCCVPQTLFNCFFWFGYCNSSLNPVIYTVFNNDFRRSFKKILCKRDKRGL; from the coding sequence ATGGGTTGTGATAACTCAACCAACAGTAACGGGACCTTGTTTGGCAAGCTTCCTTACTCTGTGCAGACCTCAGTGCCTCTCACAATACTGGTGGGTTTTCTGATTCTCCTGACTGTGTTTGGCAATGTGCTGGTAGTCATTGCTGTGTTCACATGCCGGGCCCTGAGAGCACCTCAGAACCTGTTTCTAGTGTCTTTGGCATGTGCAGACATTCTGGTGGCCACTCTGGTAATGCCCTTCTCTCTGGCCAATGAACTGATGGGATACTGGTACTTTGGTAAAGTCTGGTGTGAGATTTACCTGGCTCTGGATGTTCTCTTCTGCACTTCCTCCATCGTACATCTGTGCGCCATTAGTCTGGACAGATACTGGTCTGTCACGCAGGCTATTGTGTACAATCTGAAGAGGACACCACGCAGAATCAAATGCATAGTGTTTATTGTCTGGGTGCTGGCAGCCATAATCTCCTTCCCACCTCTGATATCCATGGAGAAGGCCAAGGAGGAGGGGCCCACATGTAAGATCAATGAGGAGAAGTGGTACATCATCTTCTCCAGCACAGCATCTTTCTTTGCCCCCTGCGTGATCATGATCCTTGTTTACGTTCGAATCTACCAGGTAGCCAAGAAGAGAAGCAGAGCCCCCCCAGGTGAGAAGAAGAGGAACTATGACAAACATGATGAAAGACAGTACGGGTTAGTGCAGCAGGAGCCTCCCGAGAGGCAGCGAGGAGAGgcggagaagggggagaagggagcagCAGAAGGCAAAGAGGTCAATGGGGTCGACATGGACGAGGAGTGTTCTTCCTCAGATGCCAACGAAAACCACACGTGCTCCatcaagaggaagaggaagaagggaaagacCAAAGTGAGCCAAGTCAAACCGGGAGAGCCCTCACCGCGGGCGGACACGCAGCCCTGTGTCAAAGTGAGCAGGTGGAAAGGGAGGCAGAACAGAGAGAAGCGCTTCACGTTTGTTCTAGCCGTAGTCATGGGCGTGTTTGTTATTTGCTGGTTCCCCTTTTTCTTCACCTATACACTTACAGCCTTGTGTGATTCCTGCTGTGTTCCACAGACTTTGTTCAATTGCTTCTTCTGGTTTGGATACTGTAATAGCTCATTGAATCCAGTAATATACACCGTATTCAACAATGACTTTCGAAGGTCTTTCAAAAAGATCCTTTGCAAGAGGGACAAAAGAGGATTATGA